Proteins from a single region of Ananas comosus cultivar F153 linkage group 3, ASM154086v1, whole genome shotgun sequence:
- the LOC109707971 gene encoding abscisic acid 8'-hydroxylase 1-like, which yields MKSGINPAIIMSLPLLPLASVLLLLCLIVCILLKALSSSTAAAANNDKKLPLPPGSMGWPYIGETFHLYTSRNPNIFFALKQKRYGSIFKTHILGCPCVMVASPEAARFVLVTHAHLFKPTYPASKERMLGPQAIFFQQGRYHALLRRLVLRAVMPDAIRDSVAAIEAVATRTLASWEGGRIVNTFQEMKTYAFNVALLSIFGKEEICYIEEMKRCYYALEKGYNSMPVNLPGSPFSKAMKARKRLADIVANIISSRRRRRSRTRTQGIGAAEHLEGSCDLLASFMETNEALTDAQIVDNIVGVIFAARDTTASVLTWIVKFLAENPTVLNAVTEEQEDIMKSRGEAKEGEKCLTWGDTRRMPMTSRVIQETMRVASILSFTFREAVEDVEFEGYLIPKGWKVMPLFRNIHHSPDNFPDPEKFDPSRFEAAPKAHTFMPFGNGTHSCPGNELAKLEMLVLLHHLTTKYTCSIFGSDAGTQFGPFVLPFNGLPMTVSRKCS from the exons ATGAAGTCGGGCATTAATCCCGCGATCATCATGTCTTTGCCTCTCTTACCACTAGCAtccgtcctcctcctcctatgCCTTATTGTCTGCATCCTACTCAAAGCTTTGTCCTCGtcgactgctgctgctgctaataATGATAAGAAGCTGCCTCTGCCTCCGGGATCCATGGGATGGCCCTATATCGGAGAGACCTTCCACCTCTACACCTCCAGAAACCCAAACATCTTCTTCGCCCTCAAACAGAAAAG GTATGGGTCTATCTTCAAGACGCACATACTGGGTTGCCCGTGCGTGATGGTGGCGAGCCCGGAGGCTGCGAGGTTCGTGCTGGTGACGCACGCCCACCTCTTCAAACCCACGTATCCAGCCAGCAAGGAGCGCATGCTGGGTCCCCAGGCCATCTTCTTCCAGCAGGGCCGCTACCATGCACTCCTCCGTCGCCTCGTCCTCCGCGCTGTCATGCCCGACGCCATTCGGGACTCCGTCGCCGCCATCGAGGCAGTCGCCACTCGCACCCTTGCCTCGTGGGAGGGCGGCCGCATCGTCAACACGTTCCAAGAGATGAAGACG TACGCATTTAACGTGGCACTGCTCTCCATCTTCGGAAAGGAAGAGATTTGCTACATAGAGGAGATGAAACGGTGCTACTACGCTCTGGAGAAAGGATATAACTCCATGCCCGTCAACCTGCCGGGAAGTCCCTTCAGCAAGGCAATGAAGGCGAGGAAGCGGCTGGCTGATATCGTGGCCAACATTATCTCAtccaggaggaggaggaggagtaggaCGCGGACGCAGGGGATCGGAGCAGCAGAGCATCTCGAGGGCAGCTGCGACTTGCTTGCTTCTTTCATGGAGACCAACGAAGCACTCACTGATGCCCAGATCGTGGACAACATCGTGGGGGTCATCTTTGCTGCAAGGGACACCACCGCAAGTGTGCTCACCTGGATCGTCAAGTTCCTCGCAGAGAATCCGACCGTCCTCAATGCTGTAACA gagGAGCAAGAGGACATCATGAAGAGTAGAGGTGAAGCGAAAGAGGGGGAAAAGTGCCTAACATGGGGCGATACCAGGAGGATGCCGATGACCTCTAGGGTGATTCAGGAGACAATGAGAGTTGCTTCCATCCTATCTTTCACCTTCAGAGAAGCCGTCGAGGATGTGGAGTTTGAAG GATATCTCATACCAAAAGGATGGAAGGTGATGCCACTATTCAGAAACATCCATCACAGCCCCGACAACTTTCCTGACCCGGAAAAGTTCGATCCTTCCAGATTCGAG GCTGCTCCCAAAGCCCATACGTTCATGCCGTTCGGGAATGGGACGCACTCCTGCCCCGGAAACGAGTTGGCCAAGTTGGAGATGCTGGTGCTGCTTCACCACCTCACCACCAAATACACCTGCTCGATATTCGGATCCGATGCCGGAACACAGTTTGGACCTTTTGTTTTGCCGTTCAACGGGTTACCCATGACAGTCTCTCGCAAGTGCTCTTGA
- the LOC109707038 gene encoding protein BOLA4, chloroplastic/mitochondrial isoform X1 gives MRAPAALAMRPSSYSFFSSSSSYYYPLASLFHLYPARQSSSAAAAAPSLRLAASPSSSSSSSFSSSSFRGRRVLLPSPPPFLVRRLCSVRATQVSDSGSINSPMMQAMENKIKEQLEADVVIVKDAYGDGRHVSIDVVSKAFEGQSAVNRQRMVYKAIWEELQSTVHAVDQMTTKTPAEAAADN, from the exons ATGAGAGCTCCGGCAGCGCTGGCGATGAGGCCATCCTCGTACTCATttttctcgtcctcctcctcttatTATTATCCGCTGGCCTCTCTCTTTCACCTCTACCCCGCCAGACAATcctcttctgctgctgctgctgctccttccCTAAGATTAGCAGcatccccttcctcctcctcctcgtcctccttctcctcctcctcgtttCGAGGGAGGAGGGTTCTTCTCCCATCTCCCCCTCCCTTTCTGGTGAGGCGCCTCTGCAGCGTAAGGGCCACGCAAGTCTCCGACTCGGGCTCCATCAACTCCCCCATGATGCAGGCCATGGAGAataag ATCAAGGAGCAATTGGAAGCTGATGTTGTTATTGTCAAGGATGCTTATGGTGATGGTCGACATGTCAG CATTGACGTAGTTTCAAAAGCTTTTGAGGGACAATCTGCAGTAAACAGGCAGAGAATGGTCTACAAAGCTATATGGGAAGAGCTTCAGAGCACGGTGCATGCTGTTGACCAGATGACCACCAAAACacctgctgaagctgctgctgatAATTAA
- the LOC109707484 gene encoding protein SAWADEE HOMEODOMAIN HOMOLOG 2-like isoform X1, whose product MGRPPHGGGPVFRFTFNEVVEMEARLEEVNNAIPARHVICALAEKFSASPERAGKIAVQPKQVWNWFQNRRYAQRAKSTKASAKLTVSPMAQDDLPSIRNVVPPVPVPTGRNSLENGQMEFEAKSARDGAWYDVQAFLSHRMFEIGDPEVRVRFQGFGMEEDEWVNVRRCVRQRSLPCEAAECVAVLQGDLILCFQEGKEQALYFDAHVLDAQRRRHDLRGCRCRFLVRYDHDQSEEIVPLRKVCRRPETDYRLQILQASRGASGAMDQRAMVKAPTSIPKDINPIVTNRTNLKQQKLMDVNTDEVLTVLPAAVPNTDTNTKEEPTIGGDQFAYTSPIPPHTVSHSNSTIPDVTMGDAVPPGNSTNSDYPQEGNVEV is encoded by the exons ATGGGTCGACCTCCGCATGGCGGCGGCCCCGTCTTCCGATTCACCTTCAACGAG GTTGTTGAGATGGAAGCACGCCTGGAGGAGGTAAATAATGCTATACCTGCTCGTCATGTTATATGTGCCCTTGCAGAGAAGTTCAG TGCATCTCCTGAACGAGCAGGAAAGATTGCCGTCCAGCCAAAGCAG GTGTGGAACTGGTTTCAAAATCGTAGATATGCACAAAGAGCCAAATCTACTAAGGCGTCTGCAAAGCTGACTGTCTCACCTATGGCCCAGGATGATTTACCTTCAATCAGAAATGTTGTTCCTCCTGTTCCTGTTCCTACTG GAAGAAATTCTCTGGAGAATGGCCAAATGGAATTTGAAGCGAAGTCCGCTAGAGATGGGGCATG GTATGATGTTCAAGCATTTCTTTCACATAGGATGTTTGAAATAGGTGATCCG GAAGTTCGAGTTCGTTTTCAAGGGTTTGGTATGGAAGAGGATGAATGGGTTAATGTGCGCAGGTGTGTCAGACAGAGGTCTCTTCCTTGTGAAGCTGCAGAATGTGTTGCTGTACTTCAGGGTGACCTCATACTTTGTTTTCAG GAAGGTAAAGAGCAGGCTCTTTATTTCGATGCCCATGTCCTTGATGCACAAAGGCGTAGACATGATTTACGAGGATGTCGATGTAGATTTTTGGTCCGTTATGATCATGATCAGTCTGAG GAAATAGTGCCACTGAGAAAGGTATGTAGGCGGCCGGAAACTGATTACAGGCTACAGATACTGCAAGCATCAAGAGGAGCGTCAGGAGCTATGGATCAACGGGCTATGGTGAAAGCTCCAACAAGCATACCCAAGGATATCAATCCTATTGTCACAAATAGGACTAATCTGAAGCAGCAGAAACTGATGGATGTTAACACTGATGAGGTGCTAACAGTCCTTCCTGCTGCTGTACCAAACACGGACACAAACACGAAGGAGGAGCCTACTATCGGGGGTGATCAATTTGCCTACACCTCTCCGATCCCCCCACACACGGTTAGTCATAGCAATAGTACCATTCCAGATGTAACCATGGGCGACGCTGTGCCTCCAGGGAACTCTACAAATTCTGATTACCCACAAGAAGGAAACGTTGAAGTGTGA
- the LOC109707038 gene encoding protein BOLA4, chloroplastic/mitochondrial isoform X2, whose protein sequence is MRAPAALAMRPSSYSFFSSSSSYYYPLASLFHLYPARQSSSAAAAAPSLRLAASPSSSSSSSFSSSSFRGRRVLLPSPPPFLVRRLCSVRATQVSDSGSINSPMMQAMENKIKEQLEADVVIVKDAYGDGRHVSFVVVM, encoded by the exons ATGAGAGCTCCGGCAGCGCTGGCGATGAGGCCATCCTCGTACTCATttttctcgtcctcctcctcttatTATTATCCGCTGGCCTCTCTCTTTCACCTCTACCCCGCCAGACAATcctcttctgctgctgctgctgctccttccCTAAGATTAGCAGcatccccttcctcctcctcctcgtcctccttctcctcctcctcgtttCGAGGGAGGAGGGTTCTTCTCCCATCTCCCCCTCCCTTTCTGGTGAGGCGCCTCTGCAGCGTAAGGGCCACGCAAGTCTCCGACTCGGGCTCCATCAACTCCCCCATGATGCAGGCCATGGAGAataag ATCAAGGAGCAATTGGAAGCTGATGTTGTTATTGTCAAGGATGCTTATGGTGATGGTCGACATGTCAG TTTCGTGGTTGTGATGTAG
- the LOC109707484 gene encoding protein SAWADEE HOMEODOMAIN HOMOLOG 2-like isoform X2, with translation MEARLEEVNNAIPARHVICALAEKFSASPERAGKIAVQPKQVWNWFQNRRYAQRAKSTKASAKLTVSPMAQDDLPSIRNVVPPVPVPTGRNSLENGQMEFEAKSARDGAWYDVQAFLSHRMFEIGDPEVRVRFQGFGMEEDEWVNVRRCVRQRSLPCEAAECVAVLQGDLILCFQEGKEQALYFDAHVLDAQRRRHDLRGCRCRFLVRYDHDQSEEIVPLRKVCRRPETDYRLQILQASRGASGAMDQRAMVKAPTSIPKDINPIVTNRTNLKQQKLMDVNTDEVLTVLPAAVPNTDTNTKEEPTIGGDQFAYTSPIPPHTVSHSNSTIPDVTMGDAVPPGNSTNSDYPQEGNVEV, from the exons ATGGAAGCACGCCTGGAGGAGGTAAATAATGCTATACCTGCTCGTCATGTTATATGTGCCCTTGCAGAGAAGTTCAG TGCATCTCCTGAACGAGCAGGAAAGATTGCCGTCCAGCCAAAGCAG GTGTGGAACTGGTTTCAAAATCGTAGATATGCACAAAGAGCCAAATCTACTAAGGCGTCTGCAAAGCTGACTGTCTCACCTATGGCCCAGGATGATTTACCTTCAATCAGAAATGTTGTTCCTCCTGTTCCTGTTCCTACTG GAAGAAATTCTCTGGAGAATGGCCAAATGGAATTTGAAGCGAAGTCCGCTAGAGATGGGGCATG GTATGATGTTCAAGCATTTCTTTCACATAGGATGTTTGAAATAGGTGATCCG GAAGTTCGAGTTCGTTTTCAAGGGTTTGGTATGGAAGAGGATGAATGGGTTAATGTGCGCAGGTGTGTCAGACAGAGGTCTCTTCCTTGTGAAGCTGCAGAATGTGTTGCTGTACTTCAGGGTGACCTCATACTTTGTTTTCAG GAAGGTAAAGAGCAGGCTCTTTATTTCGATGCCCATGTCCTTGATGCACAAAGGCGTAGACATGATTTACGAGGATGTCGATGTAGATTTTTGGTCCGTTATGATCATGATCAGTCTGAG GAAATAGTGCCACTGAGAAAGGTATGTAGGCGGCCGGAAACTGATTACAGGCTACAGATACTGCAAGCATCAAGAGGAGCGTCAGGAGCTATGGATCAACGGGCTATGGTGAAAGCTCCAACAAGCATACCCAAGGATATCAATCCTATTGTCACAAATAGGACTAATCTGAAGCAGCAGAAACTGATGGATGTTAACACTGATGAGGTGCTAACAGTCCTTCCTGCTGCTGTACCAAACACGGACACAAACACGAAGGAGGAGCCTACTATCGGGGGTGATCAATTTGCCTACACCTCTCCGATCCCCCCACACACGGTTAGTCATAGCAATAGTACCATTCCAGATGTAACCATGGGCGACGCTGTGCCTCCAGGGAACTCTACAAATTCTGATTACCCACAAGAAGGAAACGTTGAAGTGTGA
- the LOC109708191 gene encoding DNA-binding protein SMUBP-2 isoform X1, producing the protein MKGAVCCSCGAAALGSAMPLPLPSPSWFRASYSQLRVHSNHKQGGISHSASSAGPLSPSLPIRTAAGRARASAALPPPLAGPRAKRKRRKKQKEEAAASATAEGSEEECVPSAEEASISVGAVYQNGDPLGRRELGKCVVRWISQGMRSMASDFASAELQGEFSELRQRLGVGHGASIGGLGFVIRAQPYLYAVPMPKGLEALCFKACTHYPTLFDHFQRELRDVLQDLQRQAVITDWRATQSWMLLKDFANSAQHRAAVRKTPQSKAVHSGLGIELKKAKVMLKKIEDFVKQMSDLLRIERDAELEFTQEELNAVPTPESNSDLLKPIEYLVSHGQAQQEQCDTICNLNVISSSTGLGGLHLVLFKVEGNNRLPPTTLSPGDMICVRTCNSSGAGATSCMQGFVYNLGEDGRSITVALESRHGDPTFSKLFGKSIRIDRIQGLADSLTYERNCEALMLLQKNGLQKRNPSIAVVASLFGDKEDIMWLEQNHLIEWGESKLDGLVKKEKFDDSQLKAIALGLNKKRPLLIIQGPPGTGKTRLLKELITLAVQQGERVLVTAPTNAAVDNLVERLYDSWLNIVRVGNPARISSTVSSKSLEEIVNNRLSDFKKEFERKKSDLRKDLRLCLKDDSLAAGIRQLLKQLGKTLKKKEKETIKEVLSNAQVVLSTNTGAADPVIRRLDSFDLVIIDEAGQAIEPSCWIPILQGKRCILAGDQCQLAPVILSRKALEGGLGMSLLERASALHDGWLTTRLTIQYRMHDAIASWASKEMYEGLLKSSPTVSSHLLVDSPFVKVTWITQCPLLLLDTRMPYGSLYVGCEEHLDPAGTGSFYNEGEADIVVQHVFNLIYSGVSPTAIAVQSPYIAQVQLLRDRLDEYPEASGVEVATVDSFQGREADAVIISMVRSNTLGAVGFLGDSRRMNVAVTRARKHVAVVCDSSTICHNTFLARLLRHIRRYGRVKHAEPGSFGGSGMGSSPMLPSIS; encoded by the exons atgaagggtGCCGTTTGCTGCTCGTGTGGTGCTGCCGCCTTGGGATCGGCAATGCCcttgcccttgccctcgccctccTGGTTTCGGGCTTCTTATTCCCAACTCCGAGTCCACAGCAACCACAAGCAGGGGGGTATCTCTCACTCCGCTTCTTCTGCGGGACCCCTCTCTCCTTCACTCCCCATTCGCACCGCCGCCGGAAGGGCGAGAGCATCTGCTGCCCTCCCCCCTCCTCTGGCAGGACCGCGTGccaagagaaagaggaggaagaagcagaAAGAGGAGGCAGCCGCATCGGCCACGGCGGAAGGTTCTGAGGAGGAGTGCGTGCCGTCGGCGGAGGAGGCGTCCATCAGCGTGGGGGCGGTGTACCAGAACGGGGATCCGCTGGGGCGGAGGGAGCTGGGCAAGTGCGTGGTGCGCTGGATCAGCCAGGGCATGCGCTCCATGGCCTCCGACTTTGCCTCCGCCGAGCTCCAGGGTGAGTTCTCCGAGCTCCGCCAGCGGCTGGGCGTTGGCCACGGGGCCAGCATTGGGGGCCTCGGCTTCGTCATCCGGGCCCAGCCCTACCTGTACGCCGTCCCCATGCCCAAGGGCCTGGAGGCCCTCTGCTTCAAGGCCTGCACCCACTACCCCACCCTCTTTGACCACTTCCAGCGCGAGCTCAGGGACGTCCTCCAGGACCTCCAGCGTCAGGCCGTCATCACCGACTGGCGCGCCACCCAATCCTGGATGCTTCTCAAAGACTTTGCCAATTCAG CACAGCATCGAGCGGCAGTGCGAAAGACTCCCCAGAGTAAGGCAGTGCATAGTGGTCTTGGGATAGAGCTGAAAAAAGCTAAAGTAATGCTGAAAAAGATTGAAGACTTTGTGAAGCAGATGTCAGACCTTCTTCGCATAGAGCGGGATGCGGAGCTGGAGTTCACTCAAGAAGAGCTGAATGCAGTTCCGACACCAGAGAGTAATTCTGACTTGCTTAAACCGATTGAATATTTGGTGAGCCATGGGCAGGCACAGCAAGAGCAATGCGACACCATTTGCAATTTGAATGTGATTAGCTCTTCAACTG GTTTGGGAGGTCTGCACTTGGTCCTATTTAAAGTTGAAGGTAACAATAGATTGCCCCCAACCACTCTTTCTCCAGGGGACATGATTTGTGTGAGAACATGCAATAGCTCAGGTGCAGGAGCGACATCTTGCATGCAAggttttgtttataatttaggTGAGGATGGTCGTAGCATCACTGTGGCTCTTGAGTCTCGCCATGGTGATCCTACCTTCTCTAAGCTATTTGGGAAGAGCATCCGCATCGACCGTATACAAGGACTGGCAGATTCACTTACATATGAG CGCAACTGTGAAGCATTAATGCTTCTCCAGAAGAATGGTTTACAGAAAAGAAATCCTTCAATTGCTGTGGTGGCTTCTCTCTTTGGGGACAAGGAAGACATTATGTGGCTTGAGCAGAATCATCTCATCGAATGGGGTGAGTCAAAACTTGATGGACTAGTAAAGAAGGAAAAGTTTGATGACTCCCAATTAAAAGCTATTGCCTTAGGCTTGAATAAGAAGCGGCCTCTTCTGATAATTCAAGGACCTCCTGGTACTGGCAAGACTAGATTATTGAAGGAACTAATAACCCTTGCTGTCCAGCAAGGTGAGCGTGTACTTGTAACAGCTCCTACGAATGCAGCTGTGGATAATCTGGTTGAGAGACTCTATGATTCTTGGTTGAATATTGTACGTGTTGGAAATCCTGCCCGTATATCTTCAACCGTGTCTTCAAAATCTCTAGAAGAAATAGTTAACAACAGGCTTTCAGATTTTAAGAAAGAGTTTGAGAGGAAAAAATCGGATTTAAGAAAGGACCTCAGGCTTTGCTTAAAGGATGACTCCCTAGCAGCAGGTATCCGTCAACTCTTAAAACAGCTTGGGAAGACtttgaagaagaaagagaaagaaaccaTAAAAGAAGTGTTGTCAAATGCCCAGGTTGTCCTATCGACTAATACTGGAGCAGCTGACCCCGTCATCCGAAGACTGGACAGCTTTGATCTGGTCATTATAGATGAGGCGGGGCAAGCAATTGAACCATCATGCTGGATCCCCATTTTGCAAGGGAAGCGCTGCATATTGGCAGGTGATCAGTGTCAGCTTGCACCAGTTATTTTGTCCAGAAAGGCTCTGGAAGGTGGTCTTGGTATGTCTCTCTTGGAAAGAGCGTCAGCTCTACATGATGGTTGGCTAACCACAAGATTGACGATTCAATACCGAATGCATGATGCAATAGCCAGTTGGGCATCAAAAGAGATGTATGAAGGATTGTTGAAGTCTTCTCCAACCGTCTCGTCGCATCTTCTTGTCGATTCTCCATTTGTGAAG GTTACGTGGATAACTCAATGCCCTCTGCTCTTACTTGATACGCGAATGCCGTATGGCAGCTTATATGTTGGTTGTGAGGAGCATTTGGACCCCGCTGGCACAGGATCTTTTTACAATGAAGGTGAAGCTGACATAGTTGTGCAACACGtttttaatcttatttattCTG GGGTCTCTCCGACGGCCATTGCGGTTCAATCACCTTATATTGCTCAGGTGCAGTTGTTGAGGGACAGGCTTGATGAATATCCAGAAGCTTCTGGCGTTGAGGTTGCAACTGTAGACAGCTTTCAAGGAAGGGAGGCTGATGCCGTCATCATATCAATG GTGCGATCGAACACATTAGGAGCGGTTGGATTCTTGGGCGACAGCAGGCGAATGAATGTGGCGGTAACGAGGGCGCGCAAGCACGTTGCTGTCGTCTGCGACAGCTCAACCATTTGCCACAACACCTTCTTGGCCAGGCTCCTTCGTCACATCCGACGCTATGGGAGAGTCAAGCATGCGGAGCCCGGTTCCTTTGGAGGCTCTGGAATGGGCTCCAGCCCCATGTTGCCCTCCATCAGTTAG
- the LOC109708191 gene encoding DNA-binding protein SMUBP-2 isoform X2, which yields MKGAVCCSCGAAALGSAMPLPLPSPSWFRASYSQLRVHSNHKQGGISHSASSAGPLSPSLPIRTAAGRARASAALPPPLAGPRAKRKRRKKQKEEAAASATAEGSEEECVPSAEEASISVGAVYQNGDPLGRRELGKCVVRWISQGMRSMASDFASAELQGEFSELRQRLGVGHGASIGGLGFVIRAQPYLYAVPMPKGLEALCFKACTHYPTLFDHFQRELRDVLQDLQRQAVITDWRATQSWMLLKDFANSAQHRAAVRKTPQSKAVHSGLGIELKKAKVMLKKIEDFVKQMSDLLRIERDAELEFTQEELNAVPTPESNSDLLKPIEYLVSHGQAQQEQCDTICNLNVISSSTGLGGLHLVLFKVEGNNRLPPTTLSPGDMICVRTCNSSGAGATSCMQGFVYNLGEDGRSITVALESRHGDPTFSKLFGKSIRIDRIQGLADSLTYERNCEALMLLQKNGLQKRNPSIAVVASLFGDKEDIMWLEQNHLIEWGESKLDGLVKKEKFDDSQLKAIALGLNKKRPLLIIQGPPGTGKTRLLKELITLAVQQGERVLVTAPTNAAVDNLVERLYDSWLNIVRVGNPARISSTVSSKSLEEIVNNRLSDFKKEFERKKSDLRKDLRLCLKDDSLAAGIRQLLKQLGKTLKKKEKETIKEVLSNAQVVLSTNTGAADPVIRRLDSFDLVIIDEAGQAIEPSCWIPILQGKRCILAGDQCQLAPVILSRKALEGGLGMSLLERASALHDGWLTTRLTIQYRMHDAIASWASKEMYEGLLKSSPTVSSHLLVDSPFVKVTWITQCPLLLLDTRMPYGSLYVGCEEHLDPAGTGSFYNEGVSPTAIAVQSPYIAQVQLLRDRLDEYPEASGVEVATVDSFQGREADAVIISMVRSNTLGAVGFLGDSRRMNVAVTRARKHVAVVCDSSTICHNTFLARLLRHIRRYGRVKHAEPGSFGGSGMGSSPMLPSIS from the exons atgaagggtGCCGTTTGCTGCTCGTGTGGTGCTGCCGCCTTGGGATCGGCAATGCCcttgcccttgccctcgccctccTGGTTTCGGGCTTCTTATTCCCAACTCCGAGTCCACAGCAACCACAAGCAGGGGGGTATCTCTCACTCCGCTTCTTCTGCGGGACCCCTCTCTCCTTCACTCCCCATTCGCACCGCCGCCGGAAGGGCGAGAGCATCTGCTGCCCTCCCCCCTCCTCTGGCAGGACCGCGTGccaagagaaagaggaggaagaagcagaAAGAGGAGGCAGCCGCATCGGCCACGGCGGAAGGTTCTGAGGAGGAGTGCGTGCCGTCGGCGGAGGAGGCGTCCATCAGCGTGGGGGCGGTGTACCAGAACGGGGATCCGCTGGGGCGGAGGGAGCTGGGCAAGTGCGTGGTGCGCTGGATCAGCCAGGGCATGCGCTCCATGGCCTCCGACTTTGCCTCCGCCGAGCTCCAGGGTGAGTTCTCCGAGCTCCGCCAGCGGCTGGGCGTTGGCCACGGGGCCAGCATTGGGGGCCTCGGCTTCGTCATCCGGGCCCAGCCCTACCTGTACGCCGTCCCCATGCCCAAGGGCCTGGAGGCCCTCTGCTTCAAGGCCTGCACCCACTACCCCACCCTCTTTGACCACTTCCAGCGCGAGCTCAGGGACGTCCTCCAGGACCTCCAGCGTCAGGCCGTCATCACCGACTGGCGCGCCACCCAATCCTGGATGCTTCTCAAAGACTTTGCCAATTCAG CACAGCATCGAGCGGCAGTGCGAAAGACTCCCCAGAGTAAGGCAGTGCATAGTGGTCTTGGGATAGAGCTGAAAAAAGCTAAAGTAATGCTGAAAAAGATTGAAGACTTTGTGAAGCAGATGTCAGACCTTCTTCGCATAGAGCGGGATGCGGAGCTGGAGTTCACTCAAGAAGAGCTGAATGCAGTTCCGACACCAGAGAGTAATTCTGACTTGCTTAAACCGATTGAATATTTGGTGAGCCATGGGCAGGCACAGCAAGAGCAATGCGACACCATTTGCAATTTGAATGTGATTAGCTCTTCAACTG GTTTGGGAGGTCTGCACTTGGTCCTATTTAAAGTTGAAGGTAACAATAGATTGCCCCCAACCACTCTTTCTCCAGGGGACATGATTTGTGTGAGAACATGCAATAGCTCAGGTGCAGGAGCGACATCTTGCATGCAAggttttgtttataatttaggTGAGGATGGTCGTAGCATCACTGTGGCTCTTGAGTCTCGCCATGGTGATCCTACCTTCTCTAAGCTATTTGGGAAGAGCATCCGCATCGACCGTATACAAGGACTGGCAGATTCACTTACATATGAG CGCAACTGTGAAGCATTAATGCTTCTCCAGAAGAATGGTTTACAGAAAAGAAATCCTTCAATTGCTGTGGTGGCTTCTCTCTTTGGGGACAAGGAAGACATTATGTGGCTTGAGCAGAATCATCTCATCGAATGGGGTGAGTCAAAACTTGATGGACTAGTAAAGAAGGAAAAGTTTGATGACTCCCAATTAAAAGCTATTGCCTTAGGCTTGAATAAGAAGCGGCCTCTTCTGATAATTCAAGGACCTCCTGGTACTGGCAAGACTAGATTATTGAAGGAACTAATAACCCTTGCTGTCCAGCAAGGTGAGCGTGTACTTGTAACAGCTCCTACGAATGCAGCTGTGGATAATCTGGTTGAGAGACTCTATGATTCTTGGTTGAATATTGTACGTGTTGGAAATCCTGCCCGTATATCTTCAACCGTGTCTTCAAAATCTCTAGAAGAAATAGTTAACAACAGGCTTTCAGATTTTAAGAAAGAGTTTGAGAGGAAAAAATCGGATTTAAGAAAGGACCTCAGGCTTTGCTTAAAGGATGACTCCCTAGCAGCAGGTATCCGTCAACTCTTAAAACAGCTTGGGAAGACtttgaagaagaaagagaaagaaaccaTAAAAGAAGTGTTGTCAAATGCCCAGGTTGTCCTATCGACTAATACTGGAGCAGCTGACCCCGTCATCCGAAGACTGGACAGCTTTGATCTGGTCATTATAGATGAGGCGGGGCAAGCAATTGAACCATCATGCTGGATCCCCATTTTGCAAGGGAAGCGCTGCATATTGGCAGGTGATCAGTGTCAGCTTGCACCAGTTATTTTGTCCAGAAAGGCTCTGGAAGGTGGTCTTGGTATGTCTCTCTTGGAAAGAGCGTCAGCTCTACATGATGGTTGGCTAACCACAAGATTGACGATTCAATACCGAATGCATGATGCAATAGCCAGTTGGGCATCAAAAGAGATGTATGAAGGATTGTTGAAGTCTTCTCCAACCGTCTCGTCGCATCTTCTTGTCGATTCTCCATTTGTGAAG GTTACGTGGATAACTCAATGCCCTCTGCTCTTACTTGATACGCGAATGCCGTATGGCAGCTTATATGTTGGTTGTGAGGAGCATTTGGACCCCGCTGGCACAGGATCTTTTTACAATGAAG GGGTCTCTCCGACGGCCATTGCGGTTCAATCACCTTATATTGCTCAGGTGCAGTTGTTGAGGGACAGGCTTGATGAATATCCAGAAGCTTCTGGCGTTGAGGTTGCAACTGTAGACAGCTTTCAAGGAAGGGAGGCTGATGCCGTCATCATATCAATG GTGCGATCGAACACATTAGGAGCGGTTGGATTCTTGGGCGACAGCAGGCGAATGAATGTGGCGGTAACGAGGGCGCGCAAGCACGTTGCTGTCGTCTGCGACAGCTCAACCATTTGCCACAACACCTTCTTGGCCAGGCTCCTTCGTCACATCCGACGCTATGGGAGAGTCAAGCATGCGGAGCCCGGTTCCTTTGGAGGCTCTGGAATGGGCTCCAGCCCCATGTTGCCCTCCATCAGTTAG